A window of Hordeum vulgare subsp. vulgare chromosome 5H, MorexV3_pseudomolecules_assembly, whole genome shotgun sequence genomic DNA:
CGCTGTGGGAGAAGGCAACGACGGCGGGCCACTCACGCTTGGAGTTGGACTCGGCGTTGAGCAGCACGTCGATCCCCcgttgccgcgccgccgccgccaccaccgtgtcGTTGCCGACGTCGAGCCCCACCATGCTCATCGTGGCGGTGGCGGCGATGGCGGCTGGTTGGCCGGGAATTGGGTTCCGGATTCGATCTATGCGGCGAGGGGGTCGGCTCGGGAGGGAATGGGATTTTAGGGTGGGTGGGTGCGGGTGTGGGGGCTGGTGCGCCGGAGGGGTGCAGGCCGCGCGCGCCGGGGTgggcgaggaggtggaggtggagcacggtcagCCTTCGTTGAATTTGGTAACTGCACACCGTCGTGGTGCATGGTTGGTGGAAGGCCGTTAGATTGTAATTTGTTGATTAATTGTGTGGTGGTGATTGGTGTTTGTTTTTATGTGTCTAATAGCTGTGTGTACTTAGAAAAGTTCTCGTTTGatcttttattagtagtataTATAAGGTAAGATGCTATTTCGAAAAGTTTTATAAGGCCAACATGGATTTTGCACTTCTtcaaataagaaaaatatattgCCGGTCCATCGAACCTGCAAGTAAATAAGGAAATATATTGCAGCTTTATTATTATCCCTTCTTAAACGTCCTATGCATTCGGACGTAgggagtttttttttctttttcttttgacgtAGGGAGTAGTAACACACACGCTTATTCATATGCTTATTGGTTTGCCGGCCCAGCAAGCTGTTTTCCTGCACTTATTTCTGGGTAATGCCTGGTTTGGAACGTAGGAAATAagataataataacaataataataatatacacAAAGCGTAAAGTAACATCGAGGGAAACAAGCTTGACGCGATATATGGGATATGTGTGTAGGACAACTGGAGGCATTCACACCGGAATACACGAACCCTTCCAAATGGCAGCTTAAGAAAAAGGGCCTTGAAAGCTGAAATAGAAAAATATTCAAGCATTGTCCAAGCCTCCTCACAGCATCTACATCAGCACCCTTCAAATCCGGTCTCTCAAACATCCACGGATGCGTCCGGACTCGTTCGTGGACACTGACCGGTCACGCCTCAAATATTGTACTTCACATCCGAACATCTTATATTAGGATCACCAAATTCATACAAAAAAAATACATAAAATGAAACCTACGTACTAAGTACAACATATCTACTCCTTTCGGAGATGTCTACGATCTTCGTGCCCTCCGGGGGATAAATAGCCGCCTGCCGCAGCTTCGCCCCCTCCGGGGGATAAATAGCCGCCTGCCGCAGCTTCGCCCCCTCCGGTTGCTCCGCTCCGGCCTCCTCCGCCTCAATCTCCGCGTCCAGCTCTTAGAAGAGGGCATCGGtgatgaggacatggctaccttggatacgaacaaaaatatttcatatttgcatatttgcgaggtgatttcttataataattatgcaataattttgatgttatccggaacaaaaatacttcacctatttttattCCATGCCTAAATGAAGAATTGTTGAACGCTTGCACGACCCACGTGTGAAGATAAAGGAAGAGGAAATGATTAAAtgttgttcaagaagtcctcTGACATCAAAGGAAATTGATTATGagctgttcaagaagttctctcgtgtcacttttagcccaagagaaggtaAAGTCCAAGCCTCTCACGTTCTATACTCAGATTCAGACTGCACATACATACCAGTCTCAAAACGTCTACAACGTtttcatacggactccgaattgggtgattATTTTTTATTGGAAAGTAGATTTTATGTACGTTCCaacccaattggaatcaccttaaaATTCATTCGGAGCATGGAGATATTGACGAAACAATCTTAAGTTGCACCAGAATCTGAGTCAaactccaaaggtgttgcattaCCTCCAtttaagcccataggcattgtacgacctaggtttagttttaggctgccttggaacGACCTCCCACCTACTTGGCTGTCACCCCTTGCTTCTGTATAAGTAGATCAATCTAGTAGTTTTTTTTTCGTtgagatttgtttagttaaaagttagcccttgcaacttcgtgtacttcgtttgtgttcaACGACCAGACCAAGACCGTTTTCGGATCCCcttccttatcaatacttcatatacATTTGCAATATTCAGTttgcttttatcatattcttgcctgttcttcgattgcttgcaggaagagaccttcgtgatcaggttgatcgtgctccagaGTGGTCAATAACATCttagagttggtttagcgattgctaagacgCAATGTCGTGTacatttgtagtcggatcgtcaaagtcctcTCCACCAAAtggatagccaccatctcatcgaaagaccggGACACCCTCATCTATATCAGTCGGCCTCCGCATGCCTCTGCCGGATGAGCCGGCGGTTCGCCTCCACCTCGGCCTCATTCCAGATAGAATCCAGGATGGCCTGCTGCCCCGACATCTCCTCCGATTGGGCGACGGCGAACTCCGTCTCCGCCCCCACCATGCTCAAGCCGGGAGCATCCTCCTCCTCCGATTGGGCGATGGCGAACTCCGCCTCCGCGCCCGCCATGCTCAAGCCgggagcctcctcctcctccgattgGGCGATGGCGAACTCCGCCTCCGCCCCTGCCATGCTCAGGCCGGGAGCATCCTCCTCCTCCGATAGGGCGATGGCGAACTCCGCCTCCGTCCCCGCCATGCTCAAGTCgggagcctcctcctcctccgattgGGCGATGGCGAACTTCGCCTCCGCCCCTGCCATGCTCAACCCgggagcctcctcctcctcttgctgcTGCCGctcgtccacctcctcctccttcatcccTCGCGAGTCCGGAGGGAGACCCGCAGCGATGCGGGCGGCGCGGCGAGCCTGGATCTCCGCCTAGATTTGAAGACGGTGCTCCTGAGCGAGCTGCGCGTATGTGGTGATGAGCCGTCGGACCATCCTCACGGAGAGGAAACTGTAGATGAGGCGGACGGGCTTGAGTGGTGGCGGAGAGAAGGATGAGGCGGATGAGCTAGGGCTGGGGGCGCCGACCAGCTTAAATAGTCGGCCCCGACCTCTGGCTGGGAGCCAGAGCGGCGCCACGCGGCGTTCACATCGTGTCGACAATCAAGACGCCCGTCGGACCGTTGGGTTTCCCGGCGAGTGCGCGTGGGGCCAAGCTGTTAGTCCGATCTGACGGGCGTGCCCGAGCGCGCCCGGCtcccccatatccgccccatatttgaaCTGGAAATGGGGGGTGCCGGTTAGCTCGGAGGTTCGAGGCCGATATTAGTATTCCGTCTGAATTGATTTTTTTATGACCGAACAGTAACCGGATGGTCTGCCGAACGTTTGAGAAAGATATGAGAGGTCCCACTGTAAATGCTCTCACGTAGAGTACGCACTTCGTCTTGCAGCTGTGGGGACAAGACTTGGTATTTTACTGATTATTAAAGAAAAAGTGAGAATTGTTCAGATAATTGGCGGGAAACCTGGCTAAAACATATTTATATCGTTTTTTTTTCATGTAAACGTGCATGGATTCTTTGCCCCCGATGGCCCCATCTTTTCCGGTCCAATCCACGGCCATAACTATCTTTTGGATTCACCCATTACTAGCAACTCCATTAATCagtccagctccagcacgtcacaTATTAACACGAacggtcaaagggggctcctcagTACCCAAAGTTCCCAACGTTCGGAAAAATCAAAACAGCCTGGCCGGCGTACGTTACTAAAACCCTGCACGCGTCCAAATTATGAAACGAAATGCgttccatcttctcctcctcttgaAGAAAAACGCACCAAAAATCAAGAGAAATCAGGTCCATCCAGCACGAGCCCAGATCGCGCGTCGCCAGCTGTGAAGAAGCATAGCATAGgttcccgcaaaaaaaaaaaaacaaaaaaaaaaaccaTAGCATAGGGATCCGGTAGGCTGGCCCCACTACTGCAAGATCATAATCCCAAGAGGAAAAAAAGGCATCCTAATtagtgaaaaaaaagagaaaaaaaaaggggccCTAGTCGCCCGAACGTTTGTTTGCCTCCCCGGGATTGGTTACCGACCGTTGGCTTGCCCTCCCTCCCTCGTGCCAATCACGCATCGAACCCGACCGGCGGAGAAAAAACCAAAAGGGAGCAGCATGGCCGTCACGTTGCCCGGGAACGCACCCCCAGGGCCAGCCAGTTCATCGTCGCCGGCCCCAGCCGGCCGTCCGTCCGTTGCCCGTCGGGCGGTCAGGATGAGTCGAACGTTGGGCTTTTAATCACTAATAATAATCTAATCGGCGCGAGTACGTGAGCCCAGCTGCGCTTTCGCTGCGTCCCTGTCCGCGTGCCGTTTCTGCGCCGATCAATGAAGGAAATGCTTCTATAAAATCACACTCCCCAACTGCTGCTCCATCCATCAATCATCCCATCCCGTACCTAGCCGttgcccgccccgccccgccccatcttcttcctcctcctccggcctcgccTTCCTCCCGCCATTGTTGCTTGCTTCGATTGCTTGCTTTGCCAGACTGCAAGTGGTGGCCGGGTGTCAAGTGGGAGAATCCTGCAAGAAAGGTAGATCAGATAGGTGGTGGAGCAAGCGGTGGATAGGCTCGGGCGTTGGGGCGTCGCTGTCGGGCTCAGATCCGACCTGACTCATCGCCGTCGTCCTCAGCCGCATACCGGTCACCGTCGCTTCTAATCTCCGGTAAGTAAGCAGCTTAACTTAACCACCCCGCCGCTATTTATACCCCCTTTCCAGTCCCCCTGCAGACCAACACACACCGTTGCTTCCTTCTTTCAATCTACCAAATCGTCTTCCCGCTGCCGCGTCCCCCTCCTCCTTGATTAACTGCCTTCGTTTTCGACCGCGCATGCTGGGTGTCATGGGGAGCAAGCTGCTAGCCAAAGTAAGTTCGGGAATGAGTTCGTCAGTTCGGTCGCAGGGCCGGATAAATTAGGCAGGGTCCTTGACGGCCGCACACCTTTGCTGGCTCTTGTTTCGGACCATTGCCGTTGGTGCCGTTGAGATGCGATGGCTGCTGCGGCGCCTCGCTCTCGGCCGTCCCCGTTGTTTTCAGTTCGGCGGCCTTTGACGGAACAAGGTAGCTAGGCGGCTCGCCGGATGATTGCCAAAGTATGCAAAGGCGGGCGGGCCGGTGGAGGAGCGGAGCAGAGGACGACAGCTTCGGTTGCATTGCATTGGCGGCTTCCGTTTTGCATGACCGACCTCATCTCAAACCCCAACCACTCCTTGATGATCGATGGACGATCCTTATCGGCTTATCGCCGTCGCCAGCCCGGGTTATATAATGGGGGAGGAGATGGGCAGGGAGGAGCGCACGCCTCGTCGTCGTCCCCTCTCCTTCCCATCCACCGTAGCTACCACCATCTATCCTACCCCGTTGCCGCCGTGCCGGTGCCACACGACCACCACCGCCATTTCTGGTAAGAGACTCATTCAAGCCAGCGAGCCACGGTGGTTTCTTTTCTTGCGACCTCGTCTAGCGTCTCGTGCCAAAAAACGGGGCGTGTCTTGTGTGAAAAACCGAAAAAAAAGCAGCGTGTCTCTTGCTGGAGGCAATGAGTGCGTGCTTGGGCTCCAACTGTTTGTCCAAGGGCGCCGGCCATTCACGCGGGTTGGATTTTTCTCAAGCGAGGTTCCAAAATTTCCAATCGGTTGCAACAAACGCATTGAATTTGGGTGTTTCATCACCCCAGCACTTCACCCCCAACCCCCACCTCCTCTCCCTCATACGAATAGTGCTCTGCTCTGCCGCGGTACTCTACTCATAAACATCATCCCCCTGTTCTTGCCAGCGCTCATACGTTTCTGCAGCATTTGCTTGCTGTAGCTCCTGCTGCTGCtggcctcttcttcctcctccgcttgCCTCTGGTGATTACACTTCTTCATGGCTCCCTTCTTCCATGTCTGCTGCTTGGAACCTACCACCAATATTTAGTTTTTCCCATTCTTTTGTCATTGTTGGATTGCGATTTGGAGGTGTAGATTTTTATAGTATCCCATTAGACGTCCTTGCACGCTTTAATCTGTTAGTAGCAGCACTATTTTCAGTACAGGACCGCGAACTCTGCAAGCAAAACATGCTGCTCTGCTCTGCTCAGCTCTGCTCTGCCAAAGTAAGCAACGGAAAACAACGCCTAAACCAACGTCCCACTCCCACGGTCGCAACTTGCGACTAAACAAACCATTCTGCCGGTGGTTGCCAAAGATAATCCACACGCGATGATGCCCCGGCACGGTCCGATGCCATGGCTCCTCGCATCACTGATCCTCGGCGCCCCGGGCTCCTCTCGCCGCTGACTGCAACCGTTGACCCTTGGCAACGCCATGGCGGACGGCGCCGACGGGCTTGCCTGCCGACTCCGGTCAGGCGTCCTCGCGCCGCTGGAAGACCGTCTCGCAGCGATTCTCATCACGTCGCTGCAATGTTTCGCGCAGGTCAGGAGGCTCCTCCCCCCGCTCCTGCGCCGGCACAGGATGGCGCTGCTCACGGCCCCCGCGGTGTTCGCCGCGCTCCTGCTCTTCTGGGCCGTGCTCGGCGGCACGGACGCCGACTACGTGCTCTACAAGGACGCCACCAAGCCCGTGGAGGACCGCGTCGCCGACCTCCTGGGGAGGATGACGCTGGCGGAGAAGATCGGGCAGATGACCCAGATCGAGCGGCTCGTGGCCACGCCGGACGTGCTCCGGGACAACTTCATCGgcagcctgctcagcggcggcggcAGCGTGCCGCGCAAGGGGGCCACGGCCAAGGAGTGGCAGGACATGGTGGACGGCTTCCAGAAGGCCTGCATGTCCACGCGGCTCGGCATCCCCATGATCTACGGCATCGACGCCGTCCACGGCCAGAACAACGTCTACGGCGCCACTATCTTCCCCCACAACGTCGGCCTCGGCGCCACCCGGGACCCGTACCTCGTGAAGAGGATCGGCGAGGCCACCGCGCTCGAAGTCAGAGCCACCGGCATCCAGTACGCCTTCGCGCCTTGCATCGCGGTGAGTCTTACTTTCTCTCTTGCACAACAATGTCGGCTGCATTTCGAATTTTGGATCTCGGCAGTGCTGTGCTGAAATCAATTGCTGTTCTTGAACAGGTGTGCAGAGATCCGAGATGGGGGCGGTGCTATGAGAGCTACAGCGAGGATCGCCGGATCGTGCAGTCCATGACGGAGCTCATCCCCGGCCTGCAGGGCGACGTCCCCAAGGACTTCACCAGCGGCATGCCCTTCGTCGCCGGAAAGTAAGATCCAGTTCATGAAGCATGTGATTGATGAGCTCACATTTTGTGTAGAACTCACATGTGATTGATGAGAGTACAAATTTTGTGTTGAATGCAGGAACAAGGTGGCTGCATGCGCGAAGCATTTTGTGGGCGACGGCGGCACGGTGGACGGCATCAACGAGAACAACACCATCATCAACCGTGAGGGCCTGATGAACATCCACATGCCGGCGTACAAGAACGCCATGGACAAGGGCGTCTCCACCGTCATGATCTCCTACTCCAGCTGGAACGGGGTCAAGATGCACGCCAACCAAGACCTCGTCACCGGATACCTCAAGGACACGCTCAAATTCAAGGTaagaaaaaaatcaaatcaaattcAAGTTGAGCTGCTCTTCACTGCTTGGATTCTTCATATGTTCAGATGCTCATGGCCTTTGTGGCATCTTCTTAACTTTCAGGGCTTCGTGATCTCAGACTGGGAGGGCATTGACAGGATCACCACCCCTGCCGGATCTGACTACTCCTACTCGGTCAAGGCTTCCATTCTTGCCGGCCTTGACATGGTAAGCAGACAGAACTAACTTTCCCTGTGATTGCAACAATGTTGCTTGATGAATTGATGCCGATCATGATGTTGATGTTCGTTATTCTTGTGATGCTGCAGATCATGGTGCCGAACAACTACCAGCAGTTCATCAGCATCCTGACCGGCCATGTCAACGGCGGCGTCATCCCCATGAGCAGGATCGACGATGCCGTGACCCGGATCCTGCGGGTCAAGTTCACCATGGGTCTCTTCGAGAACCCCTACGCTGACCCTGCCATGGCCGAGCAGCTAGGAAAGCAGGTACTGATCAAGCTCTCATGCTGTACTTGGTTGGCATGGTGATTCTGAACTCTGAAAGTCTGAACTTTCCTACTCGATCTGGAATGCAGGAGCACAGGGAtttggcgagggaggcggcgaggaAGTCGCTGGTGCTGCTGAAGAACGGCAAGACTTCGACCGACGCGCCGCTTCTGCCGCTGCCCAAGAAGGCGCCCAAGATCCTGGTCGCCGGGAGCCACGCCGACAACCTGGGCTACCAGTGCGGCGGCTGGACCATCGAGTGGCAGGGCGACACGGGCCGCACCACCGTGGGCACCACCATCTTGGAGGCGGTGAAGGCGGCCGTGGACCCGTCGACGGTCGTGGTGTTCGCCGAGAACCCCGACGCGGAGTTCGTCAAGAGCGGCGGCTTCTCCTACGCCATCGTTGCCGTGGGCGAGCACCCGTACACGGAGACCAAGGGCGACAACCTGAACCTGACCATCCCGGAGCCCGGCCTGAGCACCGTGCAGGCGGTGTGCGGCGGCGTGCGGTGCGCGACGGTGCTCATCAGCGGGCGGCCCGTGGTGGTGCAGCCGCTGCTGGCCGCCTCCGACGCGCTGGTGGCGGCGTGGCTCCCCGGCTCGGAGGGGCAGGGAGTCACCGACGCGCTGTTCGGCGACTTTGGGTTCACCGGGAGGCTGCCGCGGACGTGGTTCAAGTCGGTGGACCAGCTGCCGATGAACGTCGGCGACGCGCACTACGACCCGCTCTTCCGGCTCGGATACGGCCTCACCACCAACGCGACGAAGAAGTACTAGGTTATTATACTAGACAGCATAATGGAGATAGGAAAACTGGGGACATGAACCGTAGGTTCTTGCTTCCCGCCATGGCTGCCGATCGATTTATTTCGCTCTCGGCCGATATTTCTTACTGTTGCTTACTACTGCTATTCTTTCTTACTGTTGCTGGTTGATCTGGTGTATTCAGTGAGATCTCACTCTGCAAGCAGTATATATCCAATTGACGAGCTATTTTATTCACTGAGGTGCTCGTGTTTTTACCTGTGCTTTGAATGTACAATCACTATCCTCTCTGCCTTGTCAACGAATCGAATTCAGTTGTAATTGGGCCGTGGAAACAGAGAAGTTCCCACATGATGAAGTTCAAGAGCAGAGCAGCAGGGGGGAACCGAGATAAACTTTACCAGTAATAAAATACTTTATTAAACAACATTTTGGAACCAGTGATTCGCTAAGGGCTTCTTCGGTTAATCTCACCAAAAAGGAAATTTAATCCCTCTCAATCCATCCAAACCCCTTCAATTCTAAAAGAACCGAACAAGACCTAATAGAACCGATCCAAAAGGAAAAAATACACCTTCAATATAAACACCACTTCCCTAACTGCTCCTAGTCCACAAAGCTTGGACATTGCGTCCTCTCTAGTCCCACTCACTAGCAAATAGTGCACGAACATCTACTCTTCTTCCCAATAACAAAACTTGCATCCTTTCTACATACAATTTTGAGCAAACAATGAGTTTCAAATTACGATGAATCTGAAGAACAACAGCACAAAAATGGCACTCACTCCGTCCTTCTGGGATGTTTCGGCGTGGCCGAAACGAGGCGCAACACCAACCTCGGATAGTGATCACACTTGATGACCGTTGAGCCCGGTCGACGGGCGGACATGCTACTGCAGCCGGTCGACGAGTGAGATTCAAGCGTCGAGAGGAGGAGGACATACCAAGACGTTGCGTAGAGCGGTCAAGGGAGTTGCATGGTTCGGTCCCCATAGAATCCCTACAAAATGCGCCGACGCCTGGGTGTGTCGAATCCGATGACGGTGGTAGATCCGTCGATTTAGGCATCCGCGGCGACGAGAACCGATCGAATCAAGATGAGGAAGGAGCACGGCGGGTGCTACAAGGGGGCGACGGAGGCAAGTAGGATGGCGCCAGAGTGGATGTGGCACGGGGTGAGAGGGCGACCGAGGTGGGAGAGAAAAATTATTTATTCCATGGGTGAGTGGCCGAATATAGTTTATAGTCCCAGCGACCATGGAGGATTTAGATGATCAATTATGTGCGGTATAAAGAAGGAAGAGTAAAATGTTACTACTCCAAAGATTTTAGGGACCATTTAGATATATAGCTTTAGGTTATGTTTGGTTAAACCTCACGCGaagaggattggaggggattgaggtgAAATTTGACTTACAACGGATTTAATCCTCCTCAATCCACTCCAATCCCCTTCAAACTCATTGCAACCGAACAAGACCTTAGGGACCCAGGTTCGGCAAGTCTCACCTGCCATATGAACAAAGACAActttttgttgggtaacgtagcataaattcaaaattttcctacgcatattcagatcttcctatggagagaccagcaacgagaaggggttgagtgcatcttcatacctttggagatcactaagcggaagcgttactagaaagcggttgatggagtcgtactcgcggtgattcagatcgcggtgagattccgatctagtgccgaactacgacacctccgcgttcaacacacgtgcagcccggtgacgtctcccgcaccttgatccaacaaggacgaGGGAGAgagtggggaagaactccagcagcacgacggtgtggtgtcgatggagagacgaggtatcccggcagggcttcgccaagcatcggcagagaggaggagaaacaagggcacggctgcgccgagggagagggaaaagtatgtaccccaatggccaaaagtgcccactatttataggaggaggggaggcggggtgccacccctagggttcgcaccctaggtggtgcggcagccccccagatgggaggtgcagcggccagggcagggaggaggggtggtgcacccctctggtgggttttaggcccacctgcgctagggttccccccctctcccctcttcatgCGCCATGGACTGAGTGGgggggcaccagcccacctacgggctggttcccttctccacttggcccatctagcctcccggggtcgttgccccccttcggtggacccccggggccacctccggtggtcccggtacgttactggtgatgcgcgaaacacttccggtgtccgaaaccatccgtcctatatatcaatctttacctccggaccattccggagctcctcgtgacgtccggatctcatccgggactccgaacaacttttgataacctcgtataacaattccctataaccctagcgtcatcgaaccttaagtgtgtagaccctacgggttcgggagacaggtagacatgaccgagacacctctctggccaataaccatcagcggggtctggatacccatggtggctcccacatgctccacgatgatctcatcggatgaaccacgatgtcaaggattcaatcaatcccgtatacaattccctttgtatgtcggtatagaacttgcccgagattcgatcgtcggtatacctataccttgttcaatcttgttaccggtaagtctctttactcgttccgtagcacgtcatcgtgtgactaactccttagtcacattgagctcatgatgatgttctaccgagtgggcccagagatacctctccgtcacacggagtgacaaatcccgatctcgattcgtgccaacccaacagatactttcggaggtacccgtagtgcacctttatagtcacccagttacgttgtgacgtttgatacacccaaagcactcctacggtatccgggagttgcacaatctcacggtcgaaggaaaagacacttgacattagaaaagctttagcatatgaacaagacGATCTAgttctacgcttaggattgggtcttgtccatcacatcattctcccaatgatgtgatcccattatcaatgacatctaatgcccatgaccaggaaaccgtgatcatctattgactaacgagctagccaactagaggcttgctagggacacattgtgatctatttattcacacatgtattactctttcctgttaatacaattatagcatgaacaatagacgattatcatgaacaaggaaatatgataataaccattttattattgcctctagggcatatttccaacagtctcccacttgcactagagtcaataatctagttacattgtgatgtatcgaacacccatagcattatggtgttgatcatgttttgctcgtggaagaggtttagtcaacgggtctgcaatattcagatccgtgtgtaccttacaaatatctattattccactctggacatggtcctggatggagttgtagcggcgtttgatgtgcttggtcttccggtgaaacctgggctccttggcaatggcaatggccgagtgttatcacagaagagtgtcattggacccgacgcgcttggaaccactccaaggtcggtgatgagctccttcatccaaattccttcatgagccgcgtctgaagcagctatgtactccgcttcacatgtagatgctgccacgacttcttgcttgctgctgcaccagcttactgccccaccattcaaaacatatatgtatccggtctgtgacttagagtcatccggatctgtgtcgaagctggcgtcggcgtaaccctttacgacgagctcttcgtcagctccataaacgagaaacatttccttagtccttttcaggtacttaaggatattcttgaccgatgtcaagtgttccataccgggatcactttggtacctccctaccaaacttatggcaaggtttatatcaggtctggtacacagcatggcatacattagagagcctacggctgaagcgtaggggacataacttatcttctctctatctgctgccgtggtcggcgactgagttttactcaatctcataccttgcaaaactggcaagaaccctttctttgagttttccatattgaacttcttcaatatcttgtcaaggtatgtactttgcgaaagacctatgaggcatctcgatctatctctatagatcttgatgcctaatatgtatgcagcttctccaaggtccttcattgaaaaactcttgctcaaataggcctttatgctctccaacatctctatattattccccatcaataatatgtcatccacatacagtatgaggaaagctacagagctcccactcactttcttgtacaaacaggcttctccgtaaacttgtatgaacccaaacgctttaatcacctcattaaag
This region includes:
- the LOC123452238 gene encoding beta-glucosidase BoGH3B-like isoform X4; translation: MALLTAPAVFAALLLFWAVLGGTDADYVLYKDATKPVEDRVADLLGRMTLAEKIGQMTQIERLVATPDVLRDNFIGSLLSGGGSVPRKGATAKEWQDMVDGFQKACMSTRLGIPMIYGIDAVHGQNNVYGATIFPHNVGLGATRDPYLVKRIGEATALEVRATGIQYAFAPCIAVCRDPRWGRCYESYSEDRRIVQSMTELIPGLQGDVPKDFTSGMPFVAGKNKVAACAKHFVGDGGTVDGINENNTIINREGLMNIHMPAYKNAMDKGVSTVMISYSSWNGVKMHANQDLVTGYLKDTLKFKGFVISDWEGIDRITTPAGSDYSYSVKASILAGLDMIMVPNNYQQFISILTGHVNGGVIPMSRIDDAVTRILRVKFTMGLFENPYADPAMAEQLGKQEHRDLAREAARKSLVLLKNGKTSTDAPLLPLPKKAPKILVAGSHADNLGYQCGGWTIEWQGDTGRTTVGTTILEAVKAAVDPSTVVVFAENPDAEFVKSGGFSYAIVAVGEHPYTETKGDNLNLTIPEPGLSTVQAVCGGVRCATVLISGRPVVVQPLLAASDALVAAWLPGSEGQGVTDALFGDFGFTGRLPRTWFKSVDQLPMNVGDAHYDPLFRLGYGLTTNATKKY